From a single Streptomyces sp. 1331.2 genomic region:
- a CDS encoding TIGR02611 family protein: MTVRNDKTGGNTRTGEPAAADDAAVGGGRAAGSRAPAFVRRSPALHRAWQVAVFLAGLAVVGLGVVMLPLPGPGWVVIFLGMGIWATEFAWARLVLRWTRRKVAEAAHRAMDPRVRRRNLTVTAIGLAVLVGAGGWYLARYGLVVPWRLDER, from the coding sequence ATGACTGTGCGAAACGACAAGACGGGCGGGAACACGAGAACGGGTGAACCGGCTGCGGCGGATGACGCGGCGGTCGGCGGTGGCCGGGCGGCGGGCTCGCGGGCTCCGGCCTTCGTCCGTCGCTCCCCGGCGCTGCACCGGGCCTGGCAGGTGGCGGTGTTCCTGGCCGGCCTCGCGGTGGTGGGGCTCGGCGTGGTCATGCTGCCGCTGCCCGGACCCGGCTGGGTGGTGATCTTCCTGGGCATGGGGATCTGGGCCACCGAGTTCGCCTGGGCCCGGCTGGTCCTGCGCTGGACCCGCCGCAAGGTCGCCGAGGCCGCCCACCGGGCCATGGATCCGCGGGTGCGCCGCCGCAACCTGACGGTCACCGCGATCGGGCTGGCCGTCCTCGTCGGCGCGGGCGGCTGGTACCTCGCCCGGTACGGCCTGGTCGTGCCCTGGAGGCTGGACGAGAGGTGA
- a CDS encoding aminotransferase class IV, whose amino-acid sequence MHKRTTSWVNGTLVDSADAAVSVLDHGLTTGDGVFETMKAVDGEAFAVTRHLDRLTRSARGLGLPDPDHDLVREACAQVLAANPEPLGRLRVTYTGGNAPLGSERGTDGPTLVVALGALNRRPDETAAAVVPWRRNEHSAVAGLKTTSYAENVVALAAAHRVGASEALFANTAGRLCEGTGSNVFVVIDGRLLTPTLGSGCLAGITRQLVIDWCDAEEADLPLDVLQDAEEIFLTSTTRDVQAVTRVDDRELPGIGPVTAKAMAVFTERSGDDLDP is encoded by the coding sequence ATGCACAAGCGCACCACGAGCTGGGTCAACGGCACTCTCGTCGACTCCGCCGACGCCGCCGTCTCGGTCCTCGACCACGGCCTCACCACCGGCGACGGCGTCTTCGAGACCATGAAGGCCGTCGACGGCGAGGCCTTCGCGGTCACCCGCCACCTCGACCGGCTCACCCGCTCCGCCCGCGGCCTCGGCCTGCCCGACCCCGACCACGACCTGGTCCGCGAGGCCTGCGCCCAGGTCCTCGCCGCCAACCCCGAGCCGCTCGGGCGCCTGCGGGTCACCTACACCGGCGGCAACGCCCCGCTCGGCTCCGAGCGCGGCACCGACGGCCCCACCCTGGTCGTCGCCCTCGGCGCCCTCAATCGCCGACCGGACGAGACCGCCGCCGCCGTCGTCCCCTGGCGCCGCAACGAGCACAGCGCCGTCGCCGGCCTCAAGACCACCTCGTACGCCGAGAACGTCGTCGCCCTGGCCGCTGCCCACCGCGTCGGCGCCTCCGAGGCCCTGTTCGCCAACACCGCCGGCCGGCTCTGCGAGGGCACCGGCTCCAACGTCTTCGTGGTCATCGACGGCCGTCTGCTCACCCCCACCCTCGGCTCCGGCTGCCTGGCCGGCATCACCCGGCAGCTCGTCATCGACTGGTGCGACGCCGAGGAGGCCGACCTCCCGCTCGACGTCCTCCAGGACGCCGAGGAGATCTTCCTGACCTCCACCACCCGCGACGTCCAGGCCGTCACCCGCGTCGACGACCGCGAACTGCCCGGCATCGGCCCCGTCACCGCCAAGGCCATGGCCGTCTTCACCGAGCGCAGCGGCGACGACCTCGACCCCTGA
- a CDS encoding HIT family protein, giving the protein MLISMTTEPELQRGVGEPDGFRRLWTPHRMAYIQGENKPTGPAPDDGCPFCSIPSLSDEDGLVIARGSAVFAVLNLYPYNGGHLMVVPYRHVADYTDLDEAETAELADFTKKAMTALRAASGAHGFNIGMNQGAAAGAGIAAHLHQHVVPRWGGDTNFMPVVGHTKVLPQLLADTRKMLAEVWPQG; this is encoded by the coding sequence ATGCTGATCAGCATGACGACTGAGCCGGAACTGCAGCGGGGCGTCGGTGAGCCGGACGGCTTCCGCCGCCTGTGGACCCCCCATCGGATGGCGTACATCCAGGGTGAGAACAAGCCCACCGGCCCGGCTCCGGACGACGGTTGTCCGTTCTGCTCGATCCCGTCGCTGAGCGACGAGGACGGGCTCGTCATCGCCCGGGGGAGCGCCGTGTTCGCGGTGCTGAACCTGTACCCGTACAACGGCGGCCACTTGATGGTGGTCCCGTACCGGCACGTGGCCGACTACACCGACCTGGACGAGGCGGAGACGGCCGAGCTGGCCGACTTCACCAAGAAGGCGATGACCGCGCTGCGCGCGGCCTCCGGGGCGCACGGGTTCAACATCGGGATGAACCAGGGCGCCGCGGCCGGCGCCGGGATCGCGGCGCACCTGCACCAGCACGTGGTGCCGCGCTGGGGCGGGGACACCAACTTCATGCCGGTGGTGGGCCACACCAAGGTGCTGCCGCAGCTGCTGGCGGACACCCGCAAGATGCTGGCCGAGGTCTGGCCGCAGGGCTGA
- a CDS encoding thiol-disulfide oxidoreductase DCC family protein has translation MKDPVLVFDGDCAFCSSCVRWAERYLRQTLASGGWEAVAFQFADLAGLDALAGGRGEVSAERAEREVLWVTPTGRVYGGAQAVARLLMRSGGAWAYLGAVLTAAPVRPVAALAYRWVARNRHRLPGGTAACALPNRPGAAQSV, from the coding sequence GTGAAGGATCCGGTGCTGGTCTTCGACGGGGACTGCGCGTTCTGTTCGTCCTGTGTGCGGTGGGCCGAGCGGTACCTGCGGCAGACGCTGGCCTCGGGGGGCTGGGAGGCGGTGGCGTTCCAGTTCGCGGATCTGGCGGGGCTGGACGCGCTCGCGGGCGGCCGGGGTGAGGTGTCGGCCGAGCGGGCGGAGCGCGAGGTGCTGTGGGTGACGCCGACCGGGCGGGTGTACGGGGGCGCGCAGGCGGTCGCGCGGCTGCTGATGCGCTCCGGCGGGGCGTGGGCGTACCTGGGCGCGGTGTTGACGGCGGCGCCGGTGCGGCCGGTGGCGGCGCTGGCCTACCGGTGGGTGGCGCGCAACCGGCACCGGCTGCCGGGGGGTACGGCGGCGTGCGCGCTGCCGAACCGGCCCGGGGCTGCTCAGTCGGTGTAG
- a CDS encoding GNAT family N-acetyltransferase: MTTTLRPEGPETPTAAGGRTRRWRILSNGHPVGALRTTADPLGSQLGGKISELEVTEGRGRGRGTFGGLAAEEVLRTWGCTRVDVNIPESAPTARALAVTLGYVERALIMSKQLVAAPGLPAGVGVRPFDRPAELQAWLHRSTERYVRWLVNSGLTEEQARARAAGGPENLLPLGADTPGVVLGHLFGADAAEGSYGSLWVQLRVRDLPNGEPLAWVMMVEVPPARRGQGHGRTLMLLAERECLAVGVRNVGLNVFPGNQNAIRLYTSLGYRVTERVYGKQL, translated from the coding sequence ATGACCACCACGCTGCGCCCCGAGGGCCCGGAGACACCCACCGCGGCCGGCGGCCGCACCAGACGCTGGCGGATCCTGTCCAACGGCCACCCGGTCGGTGCGCTGCGCACCACCGCCGATCCGTTGGGTAGTCAACTCGGGGGAAAAATATCCGAGTTGGAGGTCACCGAGGGGCGCGGTCGGGGGCGCGGCACCTTCGGCGGGCTGGCCGCCGAGGAGGTGCTGCGCACCTGGGGCTGCACCCGGGTCGACGTCAACATCCCCGAGTCGGCACCGACGGCCCGCGCACTCGCCGTGACCCTCGGCTACGTCGAGCGGGCCCTGATCATGTCCAAGCAGCTGGTCGCCGCCCCCGGCCTCCCCGCCGGGGTGGGCGTGCGCCCCTTCGACCGGCCGGCCGAGCTCCAGGCCTGGCTCCACCGCTCCACCGAGCGGTACGTCCGCTGGCTGGTGAACTCCGGCCTCACCGAGGAGCAGGCCCGCGCCCGCGCGGCCGGCGGACCGGAGAACCTCCTGCCGCTGGGCGCGGACACCCCCGGCGTGGTCCTCGGCCACCTTTTCGGCGCCGATGCGGCCGAGGGGTCGTACGGTTCGCTCTGGGTGCAGCTGCGCGTGCGCGACCTGCCGAACGGTGAACCGCTCGCCTGGGTGATGATGGTCGAGGTGCCCCCGGCCCGCCGGGGCCAGGGGCACGGACGCACCCTGATGCTGCTCGCCGAACGCGAGTGCCTGGCCGTCGGCGTGCGCAACGTCGGCCTCAACGTCTTTCCCGGCAATCAGAACGCCATCCGGCTCTACACCTCGCTCGGCTACCGGGTCACCGAGCGCGTCTACGGCAAGCAGCTGTGA
- a CDS encoding SsgA family sporulation/cell division regulator — translation MNTTVSCELHLRLIVSSESSLPVPAGLRYDTADPYAVHATFHTGADETVEWVFARDLLAEGLHRPTGTGDVRVWPSRSHGQGVVCIALSSPEGEALLEAPARALESFLKRTDAAVPPGTEHRHFDLDRELSHILAES, via the coding sequence ATGAACACCACGGTCAGCTGCGAGCTGCACCTGCGCCTCATCGTGTCCAGCGAGTCCTCACTGCCCGTCCCCGCGGGCCTGCGCTACGACACCGCCGACCCCTATGCCGTGCACGCCACGTTCCACACGGGCGCCGACGAGACCGTGGAGTGGGTGTTCGCCCGAGATCTCCTCGCGGAGGGGCTGCACCGACCCACCGGTACCGGCGACGTCCGGGTGTGGCCGTCGCGCAGCCACGGGCAAGGGGTGGTCTGCATCGCACTGAGCTCTCCGGAAGGAGAGGCCCTGCTGGAGGCCCCGGCCCGGGCGCTTGAGTCGTTCCTCAAGCGGACGGACGCCGCCGTGCCCCCCGGCACCGAACACCGTCACTTCGACCTCGACCGGGAGCTGTCCCACATCCTCGCCGAAAGCTGA
- a CDS encoding CGNR zinc finger domain-containing protein produces the protein MLITHDTECALSILVELLNTAPEVCGAERLPDVAALDAFVVGQEISEIDSLTEDDLQRVHELRTRLREVFRTESTEEAAELVNAIVAAAGTTPRLTDHDGHDWHIHYFAPHAALGDHLAAELGMALAFILMAGERERLRRCEAPDCARVFVDLSRNRSRRYCDSRTCGNRLHVAAYRARQRSAEAVPSA, from the coding sequence GTGCTGATCACCCATGACACCGAGTGCGCGCTGAGCATCCTCGTGGAGCTGCTCAACACCGCACCCGAGGTGTGCGGCGCCGAGCGGCTGCCGGACGTCGCCGCCCTGGACGCCTTCGTGGTCGGCCAGGAGATCAGCGAGATCGACTCGCTGACCGAGGACGACCTGCAGCGGGTGCACGAGCTGCGCACCCGGCTGCGCGAGGTGTTCCGGACGGAGTCCACCGAGGAGGCCGCCGAACTCGTCAACGCGATCGTCGCCGCCGCCGGCACCACGCCCCGGCTCACCGACCACGACGGCCACGACTGGCACATCCACTACTTCGCGCCGCACGCCGCGCTCGGCGACCACCTGGCGGCGGAGCTGGGCATGGCGCTGGCCTTCATCCTCATGGCGGGCGAGCGGGAGCGGCTGCGCCGGTGCGAGGCGCCGGACTGCGCGCGGGTCTTCGTCGACCTCTCCCGCAACCGCTCCCGGCGCTACTGCGACAGCCGCACCTGCGGCAACCGGCTGCACGTCGCCGCCTACCGGGCGCGGCAGCGCTCGGCGGAGGCCGTCCCCTCCGCCTGA
- a CDS encoding chorismate-binding protein, with protein sequence MSGHPDPRTPLARFGGRLATGLRDVTSDPAALDSSGHWAVAYDFEGRLTCARFDEVRPAPAPPSGAGWRGPDAGSWHSSMDRTAYTAGVRRIREYIATGEVYQANLCRVLSAPLPDPALSDIDALTGLLAHGNPAPYAGTIRLPAHGVEIATASPELYLRRTGRTVSSGPIKGTGRTEHDLLDKDHAENVMIVDLVRNDLGRVCETGSVTVPDLCAVEKHPGLVHLVSTVEGTLREDAGWPELLAATFPPGSVTGAPKSSALRIIEALETAPRGPYCGAVGWVDADRGEAELAVGIRTFWLDRTDPGAPVLRFGTGAGITWGSDPEREWAETELKAARLVAIASGSEPDPTGS encoded by the coding sequence GTGTCCGGCCACCCCGACCCCAGAACCCCGCTCGCCCGTTTCGGCGGCCGCCTGGCCACCGGACTGCGCGACGTCACCTCGGACCCGGCCGCCCTCGACTCCTCCGGCCACTGGGCCGTCGCCTACGACTTCGAGGGCCGACTGACCTGCGCCCGCTTCGACGAGGTCCGCCCCGCCCCCGCCCCGCCCTCCGGCGCCGGCTGGCGCGGCCCGGACGCCGGCAGCTGGCACAGCTCCATGGACCGCACCGCCTACACCGCGGGCGTGCGCCGCATCCGCGAGTACATAGCCACCGGTGAGGTCTACCAGGCCAACCTCTGCCGCGTCCTGTCCGCGCCGCTGCCCGACCCGGCCCTGAGCGACATCGACGCCCTCACCGGCCTCCTCGCCCACGGCAATCCCGCCCCGTACGCCGGCACCATCCGCCTGCCCGCCCACGGCGTCGAGATCGCCACCGCCTCACCCGAGCTCTACCTGCGCCGCACCGGCCGCACCGTCTCCTCCGGACCGATCAAGGGCACCGGCCGCACCGAGCACGACCTCCTCGACAAGGACCACGCCGAGAACGTGATGATCGTGGACCTCGTCCGCAACGACCTCGGCCGGGTCTGCGAGACCGGCAGCGTCACCGTCCCCGACCTCTGCGCCGTCGAGAAGCACCCCGGCCTGGTCCACCTGGTCTCCACCGTCGAGGGCACCCTGCGCGAGGACGCCGGCTGGCCCGAACTCCTCGCCGCCACCTTCCCGCCCGGCTCCGTCACCGGCGCCCCCAAGTCCAGCGCCCTGCGGATCATCGAGGCCCTGGAGACCGCCCCGCGCGGCCCCTACTGCGGCGCCGTCGGCTGGGTCGACGCCGACCGCGGCGAGGCCGAACTCGCCGTCGGCATCCGCACCTTCTGGCTCGACCGGACGGACCCCGGTGCGCCCGTCCTGCGCTTCGGGACCGGCGCCGGCATCACCTGGGGCTCCGACCCCGAACGCGAGTGGGCGGAAACCGAACTGAAGGCCGCCCGCCTGGTCGCGATAGCGTCGGGCAGCGAACCCGACCCGACCGGGTCGTGA
- a CDS encoding DsbA family protein encodes MIDGSLPRLEFWCDLQCPDCRTALDDVRALRAQYGDALPVELRHFPLEKHKHAYAAAEAAEEAFAQGLGWPFVEALLARVEELDARGQQVLLDVAREVGADVEEVDTALIDGRHMLTVDADQAEGKAIGVSGTPTYVIGGKRFDGGQSQDGLRDAIVAVIEAAKAS; translated from the coding sequence ATGATCGATGGTTCCCTCCCCCGCCTTGAGTTCTGGTGCGACCTCCAGTGCCCGGACTGCCGCACCGCGCTGGACGACGTACGGGCGCTGCGTGCGCAGTACGGCGACGCACTGCCCGTGGAGCTGCGGCACTTCCCGCTGGAGAAGCACAAGCACGCCTACGCCGCCGCCGAGGCGGCCGAGGAGGCGTTCGCCCAGGGGCTGGGCTGGCCGTTCGTGGAAGCCCTGCTGGCCCGGGTCGAGGAGCTGGACGCGCGCGGGCAGCAGGTGCTGCTGGACGTCGCCCGCGAGGTCGGGGCGGACGTCGAGGAGGTCGACACCGCGCTGATCGACGGCCGGCACATGCTGACCGTGGACGCCGACCAGGCCGAGGGGAAGGCGATCGGGGTCAGCGGCACGCCGACGTACGTGATCGGCGGCAAGCGGTTCGACGGCGGGCAGAGCCAGGACGGGCTGAGGGACGCGATCGTGGCCGTCATCGAGGCGGCGAAGGCTTCCTGA
- the thrS gene encoding threonine--tRNA ligase: protein MTDVRVIISREPDREERVVTTGTTAAELFADDRSIIAARVGGQLKDLAYAVQDGDEVEPVAIDSKDGLDILRHSTAHVMAQAVQQLYPEAKLGIGPPVKDGFYYDFDVEKPFHPDDLKAIEKKMQEIIKRGQKFSRRVVTDEDAREELAAEPYKLELIGLKGSAATAGEGADVEVGAGELTIYDNLDAKSGEQCWGDLCRGPHLPSTRHIPAFKLMRNAAAYWRGSEKNPMLQRIYGTAWPTKDELKAHLDFLVEAEKRDHRKLGNELDLFSIPEEIGSGLAVFHPKGGIIRRAMEDYSRKRHEEEGYEFVYTPHATKGKLFEKSGHLDWYADGMYPPMQLDEGVDYYLKPMNCPMHNLIFDARGRSYRELPLRLFEFGTVYRYEKSGVVHGLTRARGFTQDDAHIYCTREQMAEELDSTLTFVLNLLRDYGLTDFYLELSTKDPVKYVGSDETWEEATAVLASVAEKQGLPLVPDPGGAAFYGPKISVQARDAIGRTWQMSTIQLDFNLPERFDLEYTAADGSRQRPVMIHRALFGSIERFFAVLLEHYAGAMPPWLAPVTVTGIPITDEHVPYLLEVAAELKKHGIRVEVDTSDDRMQKKIRNAQKTKVPFMLIAGNDDVEAGAVSFRYRNGEQKNGVPRDEAIAEIVDAVARRVQV, encoded by the coding sequence GTGACGGACGTCCGGGTAATCATCAGCCGCGAACCCGATCGGGAAGAGCGCGTGGTGACGACGGGCACCACGGCCGCCGAGCTCTTCGCCGACGACCGCTCGATCATCGCCGCCCGCGTCGGCGGCCAGCTCAAGGACCTCGCGTACGCCGTCCAGGACGGCGACGAGGTCGAGCCGGTCGCGATCGACAGCAAGGACGGCCTCGACATCCTGCGCCACTCCACCGCGCACGTCATGGCCCAGGCCGTGCAGCAGCTCTACCCCGAGGCCAAGCTCGGCATCGGCCCGCCGGTCAAGGACGGCTTCTACTACGACTTCGACGTCGAGAAGCCGTTCCACCCCGATGACCTCAAGGCCATCGAGAAGAAGATGCAGGAGATCATCAAGCGCGGGCAGAAGTTCTCCCGCCGCGTGGTCACCGACGAGGACGCCCGCGAGGAGCTGGCCGCCGAGCCGTACAAGCTGGAGCTGATCGGCCTCAAGGGCTCCGCGGCCACCGCCGGCGAGGGCGCCGACGTCGAGGTCGGCGCGGGCGAGCTCACCATCTACGACAACCTGGACGCCAAGAGCGGCGAGCAGTGCTGGGGCGACCTCTGCCGCGGCCCGCACCTGCCCAGCACCCGCCACATCCCGGCGTTCAAGCTGATGCGCAACGCGGCCGCCTACTGGCGCGGCAGCGAGAAGAACCCGATGCTCCAGCGCATCTACGGCACCGCCTGGCCGACCAAGGACGAGCTGAAGGCCCACCTCGACTTCCTGGTCGAGGCCGAGAAGCGCGACCACCGCAAGCTCGGCAACGAGCTCGACCTCTTCTCCATCCCCGAGGAGATCGGCTCCGGCCTCGCCGTCTTCCACCCCAAGGGCGGCATCATCCGCCGGGCGATGGAGGACTACTCGCGCAAGCGGCACGAGGAAGAGGGCTACGAGTTCGTCTACACCCCGCACGCCACCAAGGGGAAGCTCTTCGAGAAGAGCGGCCACCTCGACTGGTATGCGGACGGCATGTACCCGCCCATGCAGCTCGACGAGGGCGTGGACTACTACCTCAAGCCGATGAACTGCCCGATGCACAATCTGATCTTCGATGCGCGCGGCCGCTCCTACCGCGAACTGCCGCTGCGCCTCTTCGAGTTCGGGACGGTGTACCGCTACGAGAAGTCCGGCGTCGTGCACGGCCTGACCCGCGCCCGCGGCTTCACGCAGGACGACGCTCACATCTACTGCACCCGCGAGCAGATGGCGGAGGAGCTCGACTCCACGCTGACCTTCGTGCTCAACCTCCTTCGCGACTACGGTCTGACCGACTTCTACCTGGAGCTGTCGACCAAGGACCCGGTCAAGTACGTCGGCAGCGACGAGACCTGGGAGGAGGCCACCGCCGTCCTGGCGAGCGTGGCCGAGAAGCAGGGGCTGCCGCTGGTTCCGGACCCGGGCGGCGCGGCCTTCTACGGCCCGAAGATCTCGGTGCAGGCGCGGGACGCCATCGGCCGGACGTGGCAAATGAGCACGATTCAGCTGGACTTCAACCTGCCCGAACGTTTCGATCTTGAGTACACGGCGGCGGACGGCTCGCGTCAGCGGCCGGTCATGATCCACCGCGCGCTCTTCGGCTCGATCGAGCGGTTCTTCGCGGTGCTGCTGGAGCACTACGCCGGCGCCATGCCGCCGTGGCTGGCCCCGGTCACCGTGACCGGCATCCCGATCACCGACGAGCACGTGCCGTACCTGCTGGAGGTTGCGGCCGAGCTCAAGAAGCACGGGATCCGGGTCGAGGTCGACACCTCGGACGACCGCATGCAGAAGAAGATCCGCAACGCGCAGAAGACCAAGGTCCCGTTCATGCTGATCGCCGGCAACGACGACGTCGAGGCGGGTGCGGTCTCCTTCCGCTACCGCAACGGCGAGCAGAAGAACGGCGTGCCCCGTGACGAGGCCATCGCCGAAATCGTCGATGCTGTGGCGCGCCGTGTCCAGGTGTGA
- a CDS encoding DUF4365 domain-containing protein produces the protein MALTQPQPEGAAAVLRGNLAVTACMETLQVGYLHAVAAAAGCSLSQPFPDNGIDWQVNHGSRAHQVDDEVTIKIQLKATQQIAPDPAGRFFSFTLDNDHLRKLARARVAVPRILVVMLLPSRVDHWLRARPDALELRHCCYWVNLAGHPVTGQRRTNVRVPTDKVFDDRALCDIMARVGAGGSP, from the coding sequence ATGGCACTGACACAGCCGCAGCCCGAGGGGGCGGCGGCCGTCCTGCGGGGCAACCTCGCGGTCACCGCCTGCATGGAGACCCTGCAGGTCGGCTACCTGCACGCGGTCGCCGCCGCGGCCGGCTGCTCGCTCTCCCAGCCGTTCCCGGACAACGGCATCGACTGGCAGGTCAACCACGGCTCCCGGGCGCACCAGGTGGACGACGAGGTCACCATCAAGATCCAGCTCAAGGCCACCCAGCAGATCGCCCCCGACCCGGCCGGACGGTTCTTCAGCTTCACCCTGGACAACGACCACCTGCGCAAGCTCGCCCGGGCCCGGGTCGCCGTCCCCCGGATCCTGGTCGTGATGCTGCTGCCGAGCCGGGTCGACCACTGGCTCCGGGCCCGCCCGGACGCCCTGGAACTGCGTCACTGCTGCTACTGGGTCAACCTGGCCGGCCACCCGGTCACCGGACAGCGGCGCACCAACGTCCGGGTGCCCACCGACAAGGTCTTCGACGACCGGGCGCTCTGCGACATCATGGCCAGGGTCGGCGCGGGCGGCAGCCCGTGA
- a CDS encoding exonuclease domain-containing protein: protein MQQLWYTGPLASFDTETTGVDVETDRIVSAALVVQLAPGAPVRTTTWLADPGVPIPDGARAVHGISDEQVRAHGRPARAVVAEVTRALAAEARAGHPLVVMNAPYDLTLLDRELRRHHGLTLGGGLEGCSLLVVDPRVLDKHVDRYRKGRRTLTDLCAHYGVELAGAHDAAADATASLTLTRRIGARYPAALGGLTAAELHLRQTVWHAAQARGLQSWFDRSGATERVDLSWPLRPARCGCGRRLEQEHVCEAAA from the coding sequence ATGCAGCAGCTCTGGTACACCGGCCCACTCGCCTCCTTCGACACCGAGACCACCGGCGTGGACGTCGAGACCGATCGGATCGTCTCGGCCGCCCTGGTCGTCCAACTCGCCCCGGGCGCACCGGTGCGGACCACCACCTGGCTCGCCGATCCGGGCGTCCCGATCCCGGACGGCGCCCGCGCGGTGCACGGCATCTCCGACGAGCAGGTGCGCGCCCACGGCCGCCCGGCCCGGGCGGTGGTGGCGGAGGTCACCCGCGCGCTGGCGGCCGAGGCCCGGGCCGGGCATCCGCTGGTGGTGATGAACGCGCCGTACGATCTGACGCTGCTGGACCGGGAGTTGCGCCGCCATCACGGGCTGACGCTGGGCGGCGGGCTGGAGGGGTGCAGCCTGCTGGTGGTGGATCCACGGGTGCTGGACAAGCACGTGGACCGCTACCGCAAGGGCCGCCGAACGCTGACCGACCTGTGCGCCCACTACGGCGTGGAGCTGGCCGGGGCGCACGACGCGGCGGCGGACGCGACGGCCTCGCTGACGCTGACCCGGCGGATAGGCGCCCGCTACCCGGCGGCGCTCGGCGGTCTGACGGCGGCCGAACTGCACCTGCGGCAGACGGTCTGGCACGCGGCGCAGGCGCGCGGGCTGCAGAGCTGGTTCGACCGCTCGGGCGCGACGGAGCGGGTGGACCTGTCCTGGCCGCTGCGACCGGCCCGGTGCGGCTGCGGGCGCCGGCTGGAGCAGGAGCACGTGTGCGAGGCGGCGGCCTAG